A genomic window from Microvirga sp. TS319 includes:
- the rarD gene encoding EamA family transporter RarD → MKHQDTIALDPVQQPEARTAGTGILYALAAFFTWGLVVPLHFKLLSSVPPFQILAYRIVWATLFALGLIAFRRQLAHLIEVLTFGRRLGLLCVSAGLIGMNWLVYIWAVNNGHLVQTSLGYFINPLINVALGVLVLRERLHPAQVIACGLAGAGVVALAVSSGEVPWVALTLAFSFGFYSLVRKTVQVGPLVGFCVESLLLSPLALSYCAFTFGQGTATAFQGDWSRDVLLVLTGLTTAAPLIWFAAAAQRLTLSTLGLLQYLAPTGQLALGVLVYGEAFGWIDAMAFSAIWTALAVYSAGALKSSASRPASRPASRA, encoded by the coding sequence ATGAAGCACCAGGACACGATTGCGCTGGATCCGGTCCAGCAGCCCGAGGCGCGAACCGCCGGGACGGGAATCCTTTACGCGCTGGCCGCATTCTTCACGTGGGGCCTGGTCGTCCCGCTCCACTTCAAACTTCTTTCGTCCGTTCCGCCGTTTCAGATTCTGGCCTACCGCATCGTCTGGGCCACGCTGTTCGCGCTCGGCCTCATCGCGTTCCGCAGGCAGCTCGCGCATCTCATCGAGGTTTTGACGTTCGGGCGCAGGCTGGGGCTCTTGTGCGTGTCGGCTGGCCTGATCGGCATGAACTGGCTCGTTTATATTTGGGCCGTGAACAACGGACACCTCGTCCAGACGAGCCTTGGCTACTTCATCAATCCGCTGATCAATGTCGCGCTCGGCGTCCTCGTTCTGAGAGAGCGTCTCCATCCGGCGCAGGTCATTGCCTGCGGGCTTGCTGGCGCCGGCGTAGTGGCGCTTGCCGTCTCGTCTGGCGAAGTCCCCTGGGTCGCGCTGACGCTCGCCTTCAGCTTCGGCTTCTACAGCCTCGTGCGAAAGACCGTGCAGGTCGGCCCGCTGGTCGGTTTCTGCGTCGAGTCTCTTCTGCTGAGCCCTCTGGCGCTGAGCTATTGCGCGTTCACATTCGGGCAGGGCACCGCCACCGCGTTCCAGGGCGACTGGAGCCGCGACGTTCTCCTCGTCCTGACGGGGTTGACCACCGCAGCGCCGCTGATCTGGTTCGCGGCAGCCGCCCAGAGGCTCACACTATCGACGCTGGGTCTGCTGCAATATCTGGCGCCGACCGGCCAGCTCGCCCTCGGCGTTCTCGTCTACGGCGAGGCATTCGGATGGATCGATGCCATGGCGTTCTCGGCGATCTGGACGGCGCTCGCGGTCTACAGCGCCGGGGCCCTGAAATCGTCCGCAAGTCGGCCGGCAAGTCGGCCGGCTTCGCGTGCATGA
- a CDS encoding GFA family protein, producing the protein MNRFTGGCLCGNVRIVASGLPYRVGLCHCLDCRKHHGALFHASAVFPQDAVTIDGETRDYAGRFFCPRCGSPVFSRTADEVEVHLGSLDAPDQLVPTYELWTVRRESWVPPFPFTRCYERDRDPTSRFED; encoded by the coding sequence ATGAACCGTTTCACGGGCGGCTGCCTGTGCGGCAACGTTCGAATCGTGGCGTCGGGACTGCCGTACCGGGTCGGCCTTTGTCATTGTCTCGACTGCCGCAAGCATCATGGGGCTCTTTTCCATGCCTCCGCGGTGTTCCCGCAGGACGCGGTGACGATCGACGGCGAAACACGCGACTACGCCGGGCGGTTCTTCTGTCCCCGCTGCGGTTCGCCCGTCTTCTCGCGCACGGCGGACGAAGTCGAAGTGCATCTGGGATCCCTGGATGCTCCGGACCAGCTGGTGCCTACTTACGAACTCTGGACCGTCCGCCGCGAGTCCTGGGTGCCGCCGTTTCCGTTCACGCGCTGCTACGAGCGCGATCGCGATCCCACGAGCCGCTTCGAGGATTAG
- a CDS encoding transposase, whose amino-acid sequence MSIETSTATQMLVPKVRQMKPEAVLVMNNLLLNRVMEVGELLAQAWIGLLYLPRYSPEFNPTEHARATTKERLKAKAARSRPCRRNSNQPSHHHRKYDNGWFRDAGYALL is encoded by the coding sequence ATGAGCATTGAGACATCCACCGCCACCCAGATGCTGGTGCCCAAGGTCCGGCAGATGAAGCCCGAGGCCGTTCTGGTCATGAACAACCTACTCCTGAATCGGGTGATGGAGGTTGGTGAACTTCTCGCTCAGGCTTGGATCGGGCTGTTGTACCTGCCGCGCTATTCGCCCGAGTTCAACCCGACTGAGCACGCCCGGGCCACGACGAAAGAGCGGCTCAAGGCGAAAGCCGCACGCTCCAGGCCCTGCAGGCGGAACTCAAACCAGCCCTCACACCATCACCGAAAGTATGACAATGGCTGGTTCAGGGATGCCGGCTATGCCCTACTTTGA
- a CDS encoding DEAD/DEAH box helicase, with the protein MLPAGIADAVGLPDLVPVSLKLAFDGRVETPEGAIRLHWADQGHHEVRPRRTGLILEWGDRRGRLTSPLLHLVEAIERYNGSQGRPLEERISTWMPVQEALHSTLGHEVQADGYAASLTIHQAGSFALDVRETPAGVDFTPILMARSKTASREDDAPAPEDNEELPTEDLRNADAEALLVPDDHREFLAQAVSRPGSTRDAYVLGRNRYVLIDPQLKTALDIVKQKRHAPAEERRRFIRNPRAALADAVEDVASLFVETQQYSDRVLELGVWERPKLPWLTRKSHTWLPEWGWVDDSGAPVEPPVLTDGERDELAHAIERARREGQKEVLVKGAFAPIEEAERLLGANEAPEADEASEDREAPESEQKQVLLIKNNYEGVEYEQKFRRRIALLPPEPPADRIGATRFKPHQETGFTWLVSAWCAGWPGVLLADDMGLGKTFQALAFLAWVRSNQEAARKAGDARIGRGPMLVVAPTALLKNWEEESERHLAAEGLGERVDAYGKGLRLLKVAPERRSDSGETLDRARLRQADWILTTYEALTDHEQAFAPIRYSLVLFDEMQKIKAPDTLNTKAAKTLNADFVLGLTGTPIENRLEDLWCIMDRLVPGYLGDLKTFSTTYREDAGDQLAALKRKLDQPVDGAPAIMLRRMKDDVLEGLPEKREIRYPVPMPPEQQRAYERIVSAAQSSRSDKPGQMLKVIHDLRGISLHPDRLENAAASPSLNFRTFADRSARTTKTLEILRDIDSKGEKALVFIESLAMQTLFAEGLAQLFDMERRPAIINGGTPGEHRQRIVNEFQSRPPGFDLLVLSPKAAGVGLTITAANHVIHLSRWWNPAVEDQCNDRAFRIGQTKPVTIHLPIAVFEPHAEASFDMTLDELLSAKRTLSREMLQPPTSDRDIESLFERTVGR; encoded by the coding sequence ATGCTGCCAGCAGGCATCGCTGATGCGGTCGGACTCCCAGACCTTGTCCCGGTGAGTCTGAAGCTTGCCTTCGACGGGCGAGTCGAGACACCTGAGGGCGCGATCCGGCTGCACTGGGCTGATCAGGGTCACCATGAGGTCAGGCCGCGCCGCACTGGGCTCATCCTGGAATGGGGTGACAGGCGAGGGCGGCTGACCTCGCCTCTGCTGCATCTTGTCGAGGCGATTGAGCGTTACAATGGCAGCCAGGGAAGACCGCTCGAGGAGCGGATCTCGACCTGGATGCCGGTTCAAGAAGCGTTGCACTCGACGCTCGGCCATGAGGTTCAGGCGGATGGCTATGCCGCAAGCCTCACGATCCATCAGGCTGGCTCTTTCGCTCTCGATGTCCGCGAAACGCCGGCGGGGGTTGATTTCACCCCGATCCTGATGGCGCGCTCGAAGACGGCCAGCCGGGAAGACGACGCGCCGGCGCCGGAGGATAACGAAGAGCTTCCAACGGAGGATCTGCGCAATGCCGATGCCGAGGCGCTCCTCGTTCCGGATGATCACCGTGAATTTCTGGCGCAAGCCGTGTCCCGACCCGGCTCGACGCGGGACGCTTACGTGTTGGGGCGAAATCGCTACGTGCTGATCGACCCTCAGCTCAAGACGGCCCTCGACATCGTCAAGCAGAAGCGCCATGCGCCCGCCGAGGAGCGCCGCCGGTTCATCCGCAACCCACGGGCGGCGCTCGCGGATGCGGTGGAGGACGTGGCCTCCCTGTTCGTCGAGACCCAGCAATATTCCGATCGCGTCCTCGAACTCGGCGTGTGGGAACGCCCGAAGCTGCCCTGGCTCACGCGCAAGTCGCACACTTGGCTTCCGGAGTGGGGCTGGGTCGATGACAGCGGTGCCCCGGTGGAGCCGCCGGTCCTGACGGACGGTGAGCGCGACGAGCTAGCGCATGCCATCGAGCGCGCGCGCCGCGAAGGCCAGAAGGAAGTGCTCGTCAAAGGCGCATTCGCCCCCATTGAGGAGGCCGAGCGCCTTCTTGGGGCCAACGAAGCCCCCGAGGCGGACGAGGCAAGTGAGGATCGCGAGGCGCCCGAGTCGGAGCAGAAGCAGGTCCTCCTGATTAAGAACAACTACGAGGGAGTCGAGTACGAGCAGAAATTTCGTCGCCGCATAGCCCTGCTGCCGCCGGAGCCTCCGGCCGACCGCATAGGAGCAACGCGATTCAAGCCACATCAGGAGACCGGTTTCACGTGGCTTGTCTCCGCATGGTGCGCCGGGTGGCCCGGAGTGCTGCTCGCGGACGATATGGGGCTCGGCAAGACATTCCAGGCACTCGCCTTCCTGGCGTGGGTCAGGAGCAATCAGGAGGCTGCCCGCAAGGCTGGAGATGCCCGCATTGGTCGCGGGCCAATGCTCGTCGTGGCGCCGACGGCTCTGCTCAAGAACTGGGAGGAGGAAAGCGAAAGGCACCTCGCGGCCGAGGGACTCGGTGAACGGGTGGATGCCTACGGAAAGGGCCTGCGCCTCCTCAAGGTGGCGCCGGAGCGGCGCTCTGATTCCGGCGAAACGCTGGACCGCGCCCGTCTCCGGCAGGCCGACTGGATCCTGACGACCTACGAAGCGCTCACGGATCACGAGCAGGCCTTCGCGCCAATCCGATATTCTCTCGTTCTGTTCGACGAGATGCAGAAGATCAAAGCGCCCGACACGCTCAACACCAAGGCAGCCAAGACGCTGAATGCCGATTTTGTGCTCGGGCTCACGGGCACGCCAATCGAGAACCGGCTGGAAGATCTATGGTGTATCATGGACCGGCTGGTTCCCGGCTATCTCGGTGATCTCAAGACGTTCTCAACGACCTACCGGGAAGATGCGGGCGACCAGTTGGCGGCCCTGAAGCGAAAACTTGATCAGCCGGTGGATGGTGCGCCCGCGATCATGCTCCGGCGCATGAAGGACGACGTTCTGGAAGGCCTGCCGGAAAAGCGTGAGATCCGTTACCCCGTGCCGATGCCGCCGGAGCAGCAGAGGGCATACGAGCGCATTGTATCGGCAGCGCAAAGCAGCCGAAGCGACAAGCCAGGCCAGATGTTGAAAGTCATTCATGACTTGCGTGGTATATCTCTTCATCCCGACAGGCTTGAGAACGCAGCTGCTTCACCAAGCCTGAACTTCAGAACCTTTGCGGATCGCTCCGCCCGGACGACAAAGACGCTCGAGATCCTGCGGGACATCGACTCGAAAGGCGAGAAAGCGCTTGTGTTCATTGAGAGCTTGGCGATGCAGACTCTTTTCGCCGAGGGCTTGGCGCAGCTTTTCGACATGGAAAGGCGGCCCGCGATCATCAACGGCGGCACTCCAGGCGAACATCGCCAGCGGATCGTGAATGAGTTTCAGTCCCGTCCACCCGGGTTCGATCTGTTGGTTCTCTCCCCCAAGGCAGCGGGCGTGGGTCTCACTATCACGGCAGCCAATCACGTGATCCATCTCAGCCGCTGGTGGAACCCGGCGGTCGAGGACCAGTGCAACGATCGCGCTTTTCGGATTGGCCAGACGAAACCTGTTACGATTCACCTGCCAATCGCCGTCTTCGAGCCGCATGCAGAAGCATCGTTCGATATGACGTTGGACGAGCTGCTTTCCGCAAAACGTACGCTCTCGCGCGAGATGCTGCAGCCCCCGACATCCGACCGTGATATTGAGAGTTTGTTCGAGAGAACCGTTGGGCGCTAA
- a CDS encoding EH signature domain-containing protein, with translation MSLRDALKSLSAGAPRALPIMSDVERLVRAWPAIDGLVQETNALDLDAVAQRVIGALDAGNTPEPADWRYAAWCLWKPTPSLALHDRAFSRLIEEVSRMEQRKPYRRLASTYLLDYAPELPRIDVVARTLAACAERAGDPWHALQRDFGLFEGEVGVRRVAEAALDRNMTVPALLATSRLGTIGSEAGFAEAAFLAGLHRLGQGSGVSTGTHLARIHRWSLNESQNFIYAAHRAAVANALIRPFADSRPDGRETLSRFLIDRLGDPRTRPGAWIGAEEAARVVRRWLTEYSLRAFFDIIDSGVGDRTWRFRRSFWMGVFDEGLINEAWVIFGRGHIRNAQAYLGKGNFGQFSSGGSKQLDDHHAVLLMQVGNGVIADWSHNGRCNIWRDVGARDAPQLFRMSYTTDDVRRDTSRIRTEAQLNTMDVFTHNGSENFVWQNRVAARLQAMTGRRVPVR, from the coding sequence ATGAGCCTCCGGGATGCCCTGAAATCGCTCTCGGCCGGAGCCCCTCGGGCGCTGCCGATCATGAGCGACGTGGAGCGGCTGGTGCGGGCCTGGCCGGCAATCGACGGGCTTGTACAAGAAACGAATGCTCTCGACTTGGACGCGGTGGCCCAGCGCGTGATCGGTGCTCTGGATGCCGGGAACACGCCTGAGCCCGCTGATTGGCGCTATGCGGCCTGGTGCCTTTGGAAGCCCACACCGTCGCTTGCCCTGCACGACCGGGCGTTCAGCCGCCTGATCGAGGAGGTGAGCCGTATGGAGCAGCGGAAGCCTTATCGTCGCCTTGCATCCACCTATCTGCTCGACTACGCGCCCGAGCTGCCGCGGATTGATGTCGTGGCCCGCACCCTTGCAGCCTGCGCCGAGCGGGCGGGGGATCCTTGGCACGCATTGCAGCGGGATTTCGGACTCTTCGAGGGGGAGGTGGGTGTTCGCCGCGTCGCCGAGGCCGCGCTCGACAGGAACATGACCGTCCCTGCTCTTCTGGCGACGAGCCGGCTCGGGACGATCGGCAGCGAGGCGGGCTTCGCCGAGGCCGCCTTCCTGGCCGGATTGCATAGGCTCGGACAGGGCAGTGGCGTTTCAACCGGAACGCATCTGGCGCGTATTCATCGCTGGAGCCTGAACGAAAGCCAGAACTTCATCTACGCAGCTCATCGGGCAGCGGTGGCGAACGCGCTCATCCGGCCCTTTGCGGATAGCAGACCCGACGGACGGGAAACTTTGTCCCGCTTCCTGATCGACAGGCTCGGCGATCCACGCACACGTCCCGGCGCCTGGATTGGTGCGGAGGAAGCCGCCCGTGTCGTCAGACGCTGGTTGACGGAGTATTCGCTTCGGGCCTTCTTCGATATTATCGACTCCGGGGTCGGTGATCGAACGTGGAGGTTTCGCCGGTCATTCTGGATGGGCGTGTTCGATGAGGGGCTCATCAATGAGGCATGGGTCATCTTTGGTCGCGGCCATATCAGGAATGCTCAGGCCTACCTAGGAAAAGGGAATTTCGGTCAGTTTAGCTCGGGCGGCTCGAAGCAGCTGGACGACCATCATGCTGTCCTGCTCATGCAAGTGGGTAATGGCGTCATTGCAGACTGGAGCCACAATGGCCGCTGCAACATCTGGCGTGATGTTGGCGCACGCGATGCCCCGCAGCTGTTCAGGATGTCCTATACCACGGACGACGTTCGCCGAGATACGTCCCGCATCAGAACCGAAGCCCAACTGAACACCATGGACGTCTTCACGCACAATGGCTCGGAAAATTTCGTCTGGCAGAACCGCGTTGCAGCCCGTCTTCAGGCTATGACCGGCCGCCGCGTCCCGGTCCGGTAG
- a CDS encoding flagellar motor protein MotB, which yields MAIQDAHAGDEAGEGENYFVSMTDMMVGVLFVFIIMLMAFALNFQQQTDRQEENINVAKEVAEKLGQLENQVRSRIDEIREASALRSKLLRDLREALVTEGLVVEIDEANGVLRLTEAAVQFPSNESFLDNTPKPDVGKDNTPKANVGKIARVLARVLPGYSVCSEGQVAPCRRSTQSAVETVFIEGHTDQSGSDDRNWTLSTERAVNTYRELTAVSPDLRRLRNRSGEEILSVSGYSSTRQIDPSRSPAAYQKNRRIDLRFVMEVDGGAGLQDIRTLVDGMRSEIEKLKR from the coding sequence GTGGCTATCCAAGACGCACATGCCGGCGATGAGGCGGGGGAGGGCGAGAACTACTTCGTCTCCATGACCGACATGATGGTCGGCGTTCTCTTCGTGTTCATCATCATGCTCATGGCGTTCGCCCTGAATTTCCAGCAGCAGACCGACCGGCAGGAAGAAAACATCAACGTCGCCAAGGAGGTGGCAGAGAAGCTCGGCCAACTGGAGAACCAGGTTCGGAGCCGGATCGACGAAATCCGTGAAGCCTCCGCTTTAAGAAGCAAGCTCCTGCGCGACCTGCGCGAGGCTCTGGTCACGGAAGGCCTTGTGGTCGAAATCGACGAGGCCAACGGCGTGCTGCGCCTCACGGAGGCCGCGGTGCAGTTCCCATCGAATGAATCGTTCTTGGACAATACTCCAAAGCCGGACGTCGGAAAGGACAATACCCCGAAGGCGAATGTCGGAAAGATCGCCCGCGTATTGGCCAGAGTGCTCCCTGGCTATAGCGTTTGCTCCGAAGGGCAGGTGGCCCCGTGCCGCCGTTCGACGCAGAGTGCCGTCGAAACGGTCTTCATCGAGGGGCACACAGATCAGAGCGGGAGCGACGACCGCAATTGGACGCTTTCGACCGAACGAGCGGTCAACACATATCGGGAACTGACCGCGGTCTCTCCAGACCTTCGCAGGCTTCGCAACCGCAGTGGCGAGGAGATCCTGTCCGTCTCCGGCTATTCCTCCACACGGCAGATCGATCCAAGCCGCAGTCCGGCGGCCTACCAGAAGAATCGCCGGATCGACCTGCGCTTCGTCATGGAGGTGGACGGCGGCGCCGGACTCCAGGATATCCGCACCCTGGTGGACGGGATGCGCAGCGAGATCGAGAAGCTGAAGCGATGA
- the zorA gene encoding anti-phage ZorAB system protein ZorA, with translation MSRLFGSPVLWHWSTRIVLFWALTASLGYAAALVFPFSQPLLIWDVFAEAFQGHFERISEQAFAFALASLIVQAAAALGGAYFVAHVVLIRLAMWSARSIARRARSFEDFAAEYDRIHDRMRRHALVGHAWGEFAETLVREDNVVRNTMRPQAFINIGGAREHLFGLKMIGSVPGFFVGLGLLLTFIGLAFALHEAASATGAKDSGLMLGALGKLLAAATFKFSTSIAGLGSSLVLSLAFRTYTIWIEGAFDGLCRELERRLVFFPPQKIAAEANEIMAQSRDQLKEINSDRFFSRLGESVAPSLQSAMTSAVAPMAERLDAAMGQITQTSQSGIEDMLRKFQEGLHHGAGSELRELAGSLGAMQGTLADVQRNLSGSGEDFSRRLNESAETLNRLVAQAGEQLGGSAEASRSMLEQVVGELRTAFAVANEQITKTLATSASGAAGALEDAISGITTKLESQAAAFSQAIEAMQRSSGEQADAMARAAREASSAAASASASAAQEAAEILRGGVASVAGEMRASVEELAATLRRTEASMAQQIGHVEAVSARSRETADAFGEVAAGLRAASQPLLASSQTIASASDRMASAVQGSVGALENSHQAAAALAGSLRDQVEEVRRIWAEYEQRFGRVDQEMEAAVLRFGEEVRKQQDATQAFVLQIDTHFKQAADNLQRSVGELSQTNEELADALLKAVGRRELA, from the coding sequence ATGTCGCGCCTGTTCGGCTCACCAGTGCTCTGGCATTGGTCGACGCGCATCGTTCTGTTCTGGGCTCTGACCGCCAGCTTAGGCTATGCGGCGGCACTGGTTTTTCCCTTCTCGCAGCCGCTTCTGATCTGGGATGTCTTCGCTGAGGCCTTCCAGGGTCATTTCGAGCGTATCAGCGAACAGGCCTTCGCCTTTGCTTTGGCCTCCCTGATTGTCCAGGCGGCCGCGGCCCTCGGCGGGGCTTACTTTGTTGCGCATGTCGTCCTGATCCGCCTTGCCATGTGGTCGGCGCGCTCGATCGCCCGCAGGGCCAGGAGCTTCGAGGATTTCGCCGCCGAGTACGACCGTATCCACGATCGCATGCGCCGCCATGCCCTGGTAGGCCACGCCTGGGGCGAGTTCGCCGAGACGCTGGTGCGGGAAGACAATGTGGTCCGCAATACGATGCGCCCGCAGGCCTTCATCAATATCGGAGGTGCCCGCGAGCACCTGTTCGGTCTGAAGATGATCGGCTCGGTGCCGGGCTTTTTCGTCGGGCTCGGGCTGCTCCTTACCTTTATCGGCCTTGCTTTCGCGCTTCACGAGGCAGCATCGGCGACGGGCGCGAAGGATTCGGGGCTCATGCTGGGGGCGCTGGGCAAGCTCCTGGCCGCTGCCACCTTCAAGTTCTCGACCTCGATTGCAGGGCTCGGCTCGTCCCTGGTGCTTTCCCTCGCCTTCCGGACCTATACGATCTGGATCGAAGGCGCGTTCGATGGCCTGTGCCGTGAACTGGAGCGCAGGCTGGTGTTCTTCCCGCCGCAGAAGATCGCCGCCGAGGCCAACGAGATCATGGCGCAAAGCCGGGATCAACTCAAAGAAATCAACAGCGACCGCTTCTTCTCACGCCTGGGCGAGAGCGTGGCGCCAAGCCTGCAATCCGCCATGACGAGCGCCGTGGCGCCGATGGCGGAACGTCTGGACGCTGCCATGGGGCAGATCACGCAGACCAGCCAATCCGGGATCGAGGATATGCTGCGCAAGTTCCAGGAGGGACTTCATCACGGAGCCGGATCCGAGCTGCGAGAGCTCGCGGGCAGCCTTGGCGCCATGCAGGGCACGCTTGCCGATGTGCAGCGCAATCTCTCGGGCTCGGGAGAGGACTTTTCCCGCCGCCTCAACGAATCCGCCGAGACCCTCAACCGCCTCGTGGCCCAGGCCGGGGAGCAACTCGGGGGCTCGGCCGAGGCGAGCCGCTCCATGCTTGAGCAGGTCGTGGGCGAGCTTCGGACGGCTTTCGCCGTCGCCAACGAGCAGATCACGAAGACGCTCGCCACCTCGGCGAGCGGCGCAGCCGGAGCGCTCGAGGACGCGATCTCGGGCATCACGACGAAGCTGGAGAGCCAAGCCGCCGCGTTCTCACAGGCCATCGAGGCAATGCAGCGCAGCTCCGGCGAGCAGGCGGACGCCATGGCCCGGGCTGCGCGCGAGGCGTCCTCGGCCGCGGCCTCAGCCTCCGCCTCGGCGGCTCAGGAGGCTGCCGAGATCCTGCGCGGGGGCGTTGCCTCGGTTGCCGGCGAAATGCGCGCCAGCGTCGAGGAACTGGCCGCCACCCTGCGCCGGACGGAGGCCTCGATGGCTCAGCAGATCGGCCATGTCGAGGCCGTGTCGGCCCGTTCACGGGAAACGGCCGATGCGTTCGGCGAGGTGGCCGCAGGTTTGCGCGCCGCAAGCCAGCCGCTGCTCGCATCCTCGCAGACCATCGCAAGTGCCTCCGACCGGATGGCGAGCGCCGTGCAGGGCTCCGTCGGCGCGCTCGAAAACAGCCATCAGGCGGCGGCCGCGCTCGCAGGGTCCCTGCGCGACCAAGTCGAGGAGGTCCGGCGGATCTGGGCCGAGTACGAGCAGCGGTTCGGTCGGGTCGATCAGGAGATGGAGGCGGCTGTCCTGCGGTTCGGCGAGGAGGTCCGCAAGCAGCAAGACGCGACACAGGCCTTCGTGCTCCAGATCGACACCCACTTCAAGCAGGCGGCCGACAACCTCCAGCGCTCGGTTGGTGAGCTGAGCCAGACCAATGAGGAACTGGCGGATGCGCTCCTCAAGGCCGTCGGCAGGCGTGAGCTGGCATAG
- a CDS encoding N-6 DNA methylase: protein MLVGEIRSQIKSIWDDFWAGGLSNPLAVMEQITYLLFVKRLDELHTLEERKAATLKIPMERRIFPEGKDRRGEDGGRAYDDLRWSRFKAFEPREMFKVVDEHVFPFIRDLNGRDSAVGRHMKDARFGIPTPALLAKVVEKLDAVKMDDRDTKGDIYEYMLGMIASAGQNGQFRTPRHIIKLMVELTEPNSKDVICDPAAGTCGFLVAAGEYLRKHHPEIFRDPVLRKHFHEDAFHGFDFDPTMLRIGSMNMILHGIENPAIVARDSLAEDNAGEAGRYSLILANPPFAGSLDYEATAKDLQRIVKTKKTELLFLALFLRLMKTGGRAAVIVPDGVLFGSSTAHKALRKMLVEEHKLDAVIKLPSGVFRPYAGVSTAILLFTKTGVGGTDHVWFYDVEADGWSLDDKRQPLLPEDKLGPSPETPLTEDEHARNNLPDVVMRWEERNGAERERARTAQSFCVPKADIAKDGAYDLSLNRYKEVEHEEVQHEAPADIIRELKRLEAEIAKGLAKLEEMVG, encoded by the coding sequence ATGCTGGTTGGTGAGATTCGAAGTCAGATCAAGTCGATCTGGGATGACTTCTGGGCGGGGGGCCTGTCGAACCCGCTCGCCGTCATGGAGCAGATCACGTACCTGCTCTTCGTCAAGCGGCTGGACGAGCTGCACACCCTGGAGGAGCGCAAGGCCGCCACCCTGAAGATCCCTATGGAGCGGCGCATCTTTCCCGAAGGGAAGGACAGGCGTGGCGAGGATGGCGGGCGGGCCTATGACGACCTGCGCTGGTCCCGGTTCAAGGCCTTCGAGCCCCGCGAGATGTTCAAGGTGGTGGACGAGCACGTATTTCCTTTCATCCGCGATTTGAACGGGCGGGACTCCGCCGTCGGTAGGCACATGAAGGATGCCCGCTTCGGCATTCCGACCCCTGCCCTCCTCGCCAAGGTGGTCGAGAAGCTCGACGCCGTGAAGATGGACGACCGCGACACCAAGGGCGATATCTATGAATACATGCTTGGAATGATCGCGAGCGCCGGTCAGAACGGACAGTTCCGCACCCCGCGCCACATCATCAAGCTCATGGTAGAGCTGACCGAGCCTAATTCGAAGGACGTAATCTGCGATCCCGCAGCCGGGACATGTGGCTTCCTGGTCGCGGCAGGCGAATACCTGCGCAAGCATCACCCGGAAATCTTCCGTGATCCGGTCCTGCGCAAGCATTTCCACGAGGACGCCTTCCACGGCTTCGACTTCGACCCGACCATGCTGCGCATTGGCTCGATGAACATGATCCTGCACGGCATCGAGAACCCCGCCATCGTGGCGCGGGATTCCTTGGCCGAGGACAATGCCGGTGAAGCGGGCCGCTACAGTCTCATCCTCGCCAATCCGCCCTTTGCTGGTTCGCTCGATTACGAAGCGACCGCGAAGGACCTGCAGCGGATCGTCAAGACCAAGAAGACCGAACTCCTCTTCCTTGCCTTGTTCCTGCGCCTCATGAAGACCGGAGGACGCGCGGCGGTGATTGTGCCGGACGGCGTTCTCTTCGGCTCCTCTACAGCGCACAAGGCTCTGCGCAAAATGCTGGTGGAGGAACACAAACTCGATGCCGTCATTAAGCTGCCCTCCGGCGTCTTCCGCCCCTATGCGGGCGTCTCCACCGCCATCCTGCTCTTCACCAAGACCGGCGTCGGAGGCACGGATCACGTGTGGTTCTATGATGTGGAGGCTGACGGCTGGTCCCTCGACGACAAGCGCCAGCCGCTCCTGCCCGAGGACAAGCTCGGCCCCTCGCCGGAAACGCCGCTGACGGAAGACGAGCATGCCAGGAACAACCTTCCGGACGTGGTGATGCGGTGGGAGGAGCGCAACGGCGCGGAGCGTGAGCGCGCCCGTACGGCGCAGAGTTTCTGCGTGCCGAAAGCCGACATTGCCAAGGACGGCGCTTATGACCTCTCACTCAACCGCTACAAGGAGGTCGAGCACGAGGAGGTACAGCACGAGGCTCCAGCGGACATCATCCGCGAGTTGAAGCGGCTTGAGGCGGAGATCGCTAAAGGGCTGGCGAAGCTGGAGGAGATGGTGGGATGA